One genomic segment of Actinoplanes ianthinogenes includes these proteins:
- a CDS encoding alpha/beta hydrolase, whose protein sequence is MTHPIRANSILPAKREDIELHTADGVTLVGELAVPLDREPVATLVCLHPLPTHGGMMDSHVYRKAAWRLPALAGLAVLRFNTRGTSSVRGTSGGSFSAGVDERYDVAAAIEYAEFADLPDIWLLGWSFGTDLTLMYGLDPAVTGAILLSPPLRFSRPEHLAAWATDGKPVTALIPEFDDYLRPAEAAERFAAIPQAEVVPVPGAKHLWVGDAEKVLDEVVRRVAPGVPTPLPRTWDGPMETGDMNAYADRTVAAFADVEVPKPLKE, encoded by the coding sequence ATGACCCACCCGATCCGTGCCAACTCGATCCTCCCCGCGAAACGGGAGGACATCGAGCTGCACACCGCCGACGGCGTCACCCTGGTCGGTGAGCTGGCCGTGCCGCTGGACCGCGAGCCGGTGGCCACCCTCGTCTGCCTGCACCCGCTGCCCACCCACGGCGGGATGATGGACAGCCACGTCTACCGCAAGGCGGCGTGGCGGCTGCCCGCCCTGGCCGGCCTCGCCGTGCTGCGCTTCAACACCCGCGGCACCAGCAGCGTCCGCGGCACCAGCGGCGGCAGCTTCTCGGCCGGCGTCGACGAGCGCTACGACGTGGCCGCCGCCATCGAGTACGCCGAGTTCGCCGACCTGCCGGACATCTGGCTGCTCGGCTGGTCCTTCGGCACCGACCTCACCCTGATGTACGGGCTGGACCCGGCGGTGACCGGCGCGATCCTGCTCTCCCCGCCGCTGCGCTTCTCCCGGCCGGAGCACCTGGCCGCCTGGGCCACCGACGGCAAGCCGGTGACCGCCCTGATCCCGGAGTTCGACGACTACCTGCGCCCGGCCGAGGCCGCCGAGCGGTTCGCCGCGATCCCGCAGGCCGAGGTGGTCCCGGTGCCGGGCGCCAAGCACCTCTGGGTCGGCGACGCGGAGAAGGTGCTCGACGAGGTGGTCCGCCGGGTGGCCCCGGGCGTGCCGACCCCGCTGCCGCGCACCTGGGACGGTCCGATGGAGACCGGCGACATGAACGCCTACGCCGACCGCACGGTAGCCGCCTTCGCCGACGTGGAAGTCCCCAAGCCCCTCAAGGAATGA
- a CDS encoding aldehyde dehydrogenase family protein encodes MTATHVPGLPVIADGQLISTNPATGAEAGRVPAADDKAVAAAVERAHAAAAWWHGLGWEGRKVRLLRWRSLLVERIQELAELTRLESGKPVNDGIIEVTAAVEHLDWAARHAKRVLGPRRMRTRLLLAEHVGHLEYQPYGVVGVIGPWNYPIVTPIGPISGALAAGNAVVFKPSEYTPVVGQWLVDSFAEVVPEHPVLQAVHGLGDVGGALCRSGVGKVSFTGSTATGKKVMAACAENLVPVVIEAGGKDALIVDADADVKAAAEAAVWGAMTNAGQTCIGIERVYAVAPVYDRFVAAVVEKAGKLRTGEEIGPITMPKQLEIIREHIDDALAKGGRAVLGGADAVNPPYVAPTVLVDVPADSSEIREETFGPTLTITKVRDADEAVAKANDTAYGLGGSVFGKKNAVRIARRLRSGMVAVNGTLTFVGMGNLPFGGVGESGFGRIHGEDGLREFARAKAITVRRAKSLLPAMTFERTPAQVQQIVKALRLLYGRKP; translated from the coding sequence ATGACGGCGACTCACGTTCCCGGCCTGCCCGTGATCGCGGACGGCCAGCTGATCTCCACGAACCCGGCCACCGGCGCGGAAGCGGGCCGGGTGCCCGCCGCCGACGACAAAGCGGTGGCCGCCGCCGTCGAGCGGGCGCACGCGGCCGCCGCCTGGTGGCACGGGCTCGGCTGGGAGGGCCGCAAGGTCCGGCTGCTGCGCTGGCGCAGCCTGCTGGTCGAGCGCATCCAGGAGCTGGCCGAGCTCACCCGGCTGGAGAGCGGCAAACCGGTCAACGACGGCATCATCGAGGTCACCGCCGCCGTCGAGCACCTGGACTGGGCGGCCCGGCACGCCAAGCGGGTCCTCGGCCCGCGCCGGATGCGCACCCGCCTGCTGCTCGCCGAGCACGTCGGCCACCTGGAGTACCAGCCGTACGGCGTGGTCGGCGTGATCGGCCCGTGGAACTATCCGATCGTCACCCCGATCGGCCCGATCTCCGGCGCCCTGGCGGCCGGCAACGCGGTGGTCTTCAAGCCGAGTGAGTACACCCCGGTGGTCGGCCAGTGGCTGGTCGACTCGTTCGCCGAGGTCGTCCCGGAGCACCCGGTGCTGCAGGCGGTGCACGGCCTCGGCGACGTCGGCGGCGCGCTGTGCCGCTCCGGCGTCGGCAAGGTCAGCTTCACCGGCTCCACCGCCACCGGCAAGAAGGTGATGGCCGCCTGCGCGGAGAACCTGGTGCCGGTGGTGATCGAGGCGGGTGGCAAGGACGCGCTGATCGTGGACGCCGACGCGGACGTCAAGGCGGCCGCCGAGGCCGCCGTCTGGGGCGCCATGACCAACGCCGGGCAGACCTGCATCGGCATCGAGCGGGTCTACGCGGTCGCCCCGGTCTACGACAGGTTCGTCGCGGCCGTGGTGGAGAAGGCCGGGAAGCTGCGGACCGGCGAGGAGATCGGCCCGATCACCATGCCGAAACAGCTGGAGATCATCCGCGAGCACATCGACGACGCGCTGGCCAAGGGCGGCCGGGCGGTGCTCGGCGGCGCCGACGCGGTGAACCCGCCCTACGTCGCGCCGACCGTCCTGGTGGACGTGCCGGCGGACTCGTCGGAGATCCGCGAGGAGACGTTCGGGCCGACGCTGACCATCACCAAGGTGCGGGACGCCGACGAGGCCGTGGCGAAGGCGAACGACACCGCGTACGGGCTGGGCGGTTCGGTGTTCGGGAAGAAGAACGCGGTCCGGATCGCCCGGCGGCTGCGCTCCGGCATGGTCGCGGTGAACGGCACGCTCACCTTCGTCGGGATGGGCAACCTGCCGTTCGGCGGCGTCGGCGAGTCCGGGTTCGGCCGGATCCACGGCGAGGACGGCCTGCGTGAGTTCGCCCGGGCCAAGGCGATCACGGTACGCCGGGCGAAGTCCCTGCTCCCGGCGATGACCTTCGAGCGCACCCCGGCCCAGGTCCAGCAGATCGTCAAGGCCCTGCGCCTGCTCTACGGCCGGAAACCGTAG
- a CDS encoding ABC transporter ATP-binding protein has protein sequence MADHPAVEVSDLTVSYGSAPVLAGVELTVPAGTGVCVTGENGIGKSTLLRCVSGLQRPDAGRIRVFGGTPGGSPEFWAAVVTTVEPPTWYPGLTTKEHAELICRAHGQDPDEAGVDEALERFGLAGHADAIPPSLSSGQKQRLTLAMALLRPSALLILDEPEQRLDPEGRIAVAEMLADYLSTGGSLLMASHDDKFAVASGAELTTMESLHP, from the coding sequence GTGGCCGACCACCCCGCGGTTGAGGTAAGCGATCTCACGGTGAGCTACGGCTCGGCGCCGGTGCTGGCCGGTGTCGAGCTGACCGTGCCGGCCGGCACGGGCGTCTGCGTCACCGGCGAGAACGGCATCGGCAAGTCCACCCTGCTGCGCTGCGTCAGCGGGCTGCAACGGCCGGACGCCGGGCGGATCCGGGTGTTCGGCGGCACGCCGGGCGGCAGTCCGGAGTTCTGGGCCGCCGTGGTCACCACGGTCGAGCCACCGACCTGGTATCCGGGACTGACCACCAAGGAGCACGCCGAGCTGATCTGCCGCGCGCACGGGCAGGATCCGGACGAGGCCGGCGTCGACGAGGCCCTGGAGCGCTTCGGGCTGGCCGGGCACGCCGACGCCATCCCGCCGTCGCTCTCCTCCGGGCAGAAACAGCGGCTCACCCTGGCGATGGCGCTGCTGCGCCCGAGCGCGCTGCTGATCCTGGACGAGCCGGAGCAGCGCCTCGACCCGGAGGGCCGGATCGCGGTCGCCGAGATGCTCGCCGACTACCTGTCGACCGGCGGGTCGCTGCTGATGGCCAGCCACGACGACAAGTTCGCGGTGGCCTCGGGCGCCGAACTGACCACCATGGAGTCGCTGCACCCATGA
- a CDS encoding DUF6297 family protein: MTVLVPLRPVRRWIHQRQASHRERGATLGNLYVAVLFVAVVGAMLHRQLATIFWPPVPDLGALPALALALLGAGFLLLALRAIGPVTLGRPAAYFLLTAPVSRRRLLLPSLRLAAAGAAVVAALVTTAIAGHAAPHDLAPAIIGGGALLGIGLLLVAVVAQRSRGWATVLDRLATAAVAGGLALLVADTIGGVDSPPLRGWPSRSALLTVTATLAVVVAAGSALVVRKLALTPADRVLDAAKLTGTLFDSAFGVEPSFLTDMVERRYWAGRRLRSARPPARLPVLTGQDFLMARRRLPRLLWLLAATPIPLLLAGGPAWVPAVAVPLGAMVAAGTTTGTVNTDAGNPVLARLLGLGSRRALVQRLWIPGALAFLWSLAALLLLEVAGKLPPGPWWLLSLPLGVAGGVAAVRRARSGFVRNDLLPLDTPMGTVSTGPLVYAFAGPDALILAVPTVVGLIVGDPLSLTLIVFQFALALIGTRGYLVATTDPDRVELSSR, encoded by the coding sequence ATGACGGTCCTCGTCCCGCTGCGCCCGGTCCGTCGCTGGATCCACCAGCGGCAGGCGTCCCATCGGGAACGCGGCGCCACCCTGGGCAACCTGTACGTCGCCGTGCTGTTCGTCGCGGTGGTCGGCGCGATGCTGCACCGGCAGCTCGCCACGATCTTCTGGCCGCCGGTCCCCGACCTGGGCGCGCTGCCGGCCCTCGCGCTGGCCCTGCTCGGCGCCGGGTTCCTGCTGCTGGCGCTGCGCGCGATCGGCCCGGTCACGCTCGGCCGCCCGGCCGCGTACTTCCTGCTCACCGCGCCGGTCAGCCGCCGCCGCCTGCTGTTGCCGTCGCTGCGCCTGGCGGCGGCCGGTGCGGCGGTCGTGGCGGCGCTGGTGACCACCGCGATCGCCGGGCACGCGGCGCCGCACGACCTGGCGCCGGCCATCATCGGCGGCGGTGCGCTGCTCGGGATCGGGTTGCTGCTGGTCGCGGTGGTGGCGCAGCGTTCCCGGGGCTGGGCGACGGTGCTGGACCGGCTGGCCACGGCGGCGGTCGCCGGCGGGCTGGCGCTGCTGGTCGCCGACACGATCGGCGGGGTGGATTCGCCACCGCTGCGCGGATGGCCGTCGAGATCGGCGCTGCTCACGGTGACTGCCACGCTCGCGGTGGTGGTCGCGGCGGGGAGTGCTCTTGTCGTACGCAAACTGGCTCTGACCCCTGCCGATCGCGTCCTGGACGCCGCGAAGCTCACCGGAACCCTCTTCGACAGCGCGTTCGGTGTGGAACCTTCTTTTCTCACCGACATGGTGGAGCGACGCTACTGGGCGGGCCGGCGACTGCGGTCCGCCCGGCCGCCGGCCCGCCTGCCGGTGCTGACCGGGCAGGACTTCCTGATGGCCCGGCGGCGGCTGCCCCGCCTGCTCTGGCTGCTGGCCGCCACCCCGATCCCGCTGCTGCTGGCCGGCGGGCCGGCCTGGGTCCCGGCGGTCGCCGTGCCGCTCGGCGCCATGGTCGCCGCGGGCACCACGACCGGGACCGTCAACACCGACGCGGGCAACCCGGTGCTGGCCCGGCTGCTCGGGCTCGGCTCCCGGCGCGCGCTGGTGCAGCGGCTCTGGATCCCGGGCGCGCTGGCCTTCCTCTGGTCGCTGGCCGCCCTGCTCCTGCTGGAGGTGGCCGGGAAGCTGCCGCCCGGGCCGTGGTGGCTGCTCAGCCTGCCGCTCGGCGTGGCCGGAGGCGTGGCGGCGGTGCGCCGGGCGCGGTCCGGGTTCGTCCGCAACGACCTGCTGCCGCTGGACACGCCGATGGGCACGGTGTCGACCGGGCCGCTGGTGTACGCGTTCGCCGGCCCGGACGCCCTGATCCTGGCCGTGCCGACGGTGGTCGGGCTGATCGTGGGCGACCCGCTGAGCCTGACGCTGATCGTCTTCCAGTTCGCGCTGGCCCTGATCGGCACCCGCGGCTACCTGGTCGCCACCACCGACCCGGACCGCGTCGAGCTGTCCTCGCGCTGA
- the nucS gene encoding endonuclease NucS, giving the protein MRLVIAKCSVDYVGRLSAHLPLATRLLMVKADGSVSIHADDRAYKPLNWMSPPCKLQEAEGVWKVVNKAGEELRITLEEVFQDYSYELGVDPGLQKDGVEAHLQELLAEHPETFGEGHTLVRREFMTAIGPVDLLLKDPDGGSVAVEVKRRGEIDGVEQLTRYLELMNRDPLLAPVKGVFAAQEIKPQARVLATDRGIRCVVVDYDKLRGMERDELTLF; this is encoded by the coding sequence GTGCGTCTGGTCATCGCGAAATGCTCCGTCGACTACGTCGGCCGGCTCTCCGCTCATCTGCCCCTCGCCACCCGGCTGCTCATGGTCAAGGCCGACGGCTCGGTCTCGATCCACGCCGACGACCGTGCCTACAAGCCGCTGAACTGGATGAGTCCGCCCTGCAAGCTCCAGGAGGCGGAGGGCGTCTGGAAGGTGGTGAACAAGGCCGGCGAGGAGCTGCGGATCACCCTGGAGGAGGTCTTCCAGGATTATTCGTACGAGCTGGGCGTCGACCCCGGCCTCCAGAAGGACGGCGTCGAGGCGCACCTCCAGGAACTGCTGGCCGAGCACCCGGAGACCTTCGGCGAGGGGCACACCCTGGTCCGCCGCGAGTTCATGACCGCGATCGGCCCGGTCGACCTGCTCCTCAAGGACCCGGACGGCGGCTCGGTCGCCGTCGAGGTGAAACGCCGCGGCGAGATCGACGGCGTCGAGCAGCTCACCCGGTACCTCGAACTGATGAACCGGGACCCGCTGCTCGCCCCGGTCAAGGGTGTCTTCGCGGCCCAGGAGATCAAGCCGCAGGCCCGGGTGCTGGCCACCGACCGCGGCATCCGCTGCGTGGTCGTCGACTACGACAAGCTGCGCGGCATGGAGCGCGACGAGCTCACGCTGTTCTGA
- a CDS encoding DUF4126 domain-containing protein has product MFEALTGTGLAASAGLNAYIPLLTMGLLARYTDAIDLPSGWSWLANGWTLTILAILFAIEVVADKVPVVDHVNDVVQTVVRPTAGGLAFGAGSASQTVTVSDPGSFFSSHQWIPVAAGVLIALCVHGVKAAARPVVNVTTAGFGAPVASTAEDIGSITMSVLAILLPILVLFGLAAMVWVTVWVFRRRKRRREAKLATVETRRLFG; this is encoded by the coding sequence GTGTTCGAAGCATTGACCGGCACCGGCCTGGCGGCATCCGCCGGCCTGAATGCGTACATCCCCCTGCTGACCATGGGCCTGCTGGCCCGGTACACCGACGCGATCGACCTGCCGTCCGGCTGGTCGTGGCTGGCCAACGGCTGGACACTGACGATTCTGGCGATCCTGTTCGCCATCGAGGTGGTCGCCGACAAGGTGCCGGTGGTCGACCACGTGAACGACGTGGTGCAGACCGTCGTCCGCCCGACCGCGGGTGGCCTGGCCTTCGGCGCCGGCTCCGCCTCGCAGACGGTCACCGTCTCCGACCCGGGCTCGTTCTTCTCCTCGCACCAGTGGATCCCGGTCGCCGCCGGCGTGCTGATCGCGCTCTGCGTGCACGGGGTCAAGGCGGCCGCCCGCCCGGTCGTGAACGTCACCACGGCCGGGTTCGGCGCCCCGGTGGCGAGCACCGCCGAGGACATCGGCAGCATCACGATGTCGGTGCTCGCGATCCTCCTGCCGATTCTGGTCCTTTTCGGTCTCGCGGCCATGGTGTGGGTCACCGTCTGGGTGTTCCGGCGCCGGAAACGCCGCCGGG